Proteins from a genomic interval of Phlebotomus papatasi isolate M1 chromosome 3, Ppap_2.1, whole genome shotgun sequence:
- the LOC129806817 gene encoding ras suppressor protein 1-like encodes MNTAPVSCIPVSNKMSKVKKILSEAREIQNREIDLVDLNISTLEECPSLLSMGYITRLTLSHNKIRELPPGLANLTNLEILNLSNNHLKELPVSISSMPKLRILNVSINRLDTLPRGFGAFPVIEVLDLSYNNLNENTLPGNFFMMETLRALYLGDNDFEYLPKEVGQLKNLQILGLRDNDLLELPREIGELTRLRELHIQNNRLTLLPPEIAKLDLLGNKSVLKMEENPWATHINEQYLLGISHVLDYIKSEAYRILYNRHAAAGRSGLTIPPKADKSKKASRARS; translated from the exons ATGAATACAGCTCCAGTGTCATGTATACCAGTGTCAAACAAGATGTCTAAGGTGAAGAAAATCCTCTCGGAGGCTCGTGAAATTCAAAATCGAGAGATTGATTTGGTGGATCTCAATATATCCACCCTTGAAGAATGTCCCAGCCTAC TGAGCATGGGGTATATCACGAGATTGACACTGAGCCACAATAAAATCCGGGAATTGCCTCCTGGTCTGGCTAATCTCACAAATCTCGAGATCCTCAATCTCTCCAACAATCATCTGAAGGAACTGCCAGTGTCCATATCTTCAATGCCAAAATTGAGAATTCTCAATGTCTCAATCAACCGTTTGGACACGCTTCCCAGAGGTTTTGGCGCCTTTCCTGTCATCGAAGTTCTGGATTTGTCGTACAACAATCTTAATGAGAATACCCTTCCTGGGAACTTCTTTATGATGGAGACTCTAAGGGCATTGTATCTCGGTGACAATGACTTTGAGTATCTCCCGAAGGAAGTTGGACAGCTCAAAAACCTCCAAATT CTTGGACTTCGCGATAACGATCTCTTGGAACTCCCACGAGAGATTGGGGAGCTGACACGGCTGAGGGAGCTTCATATTCAAAACAATCGCTTAACACTCTTGCCTCCGGAAATTGCCAAATTGGATTTGTTGGGCAATAAATCTGTGTTGAAGATGGAAGAAAATCCATGGGCTACGCATATTAATGAACAATATCTCTTGGGGATAAGTCACGTTCTCGATTACATTAAATCCGAGGCGTACAGAAT ACTTTACAATCGCCATGCGGCAGCTGGAAGGAGTGGATTGACCATCCCACCGAAAGCTGACAAAAGCAAGAAAGCCTCCCGAGCAAGATCCTAA